tttcacatttgctTTTTCCGGGGCAATGTTGGCTTGAGTACGTGGAGGTATATACTTAATTTCTATCCACCTCccaaaatattaactttatatgGTGTTTTCGCAGCATATAAAGTGCTTTCATTTGTTATATCGTTCAATCATCAAAACAGTTTTCTGAGATATACATCCGGTgtgaggagaaaaatgaggttcagagatgTTACTTGTGGAAGGATTAACAGCTAGCTGAGCTCAAATGGAACTTAGCTCTTTTGATTCCAGAATCTTTggtctgtgtttgttttgtttttttatttttttaatgtttacttattattcagagacgagcatgagtggggaggggcagagagagagagagggagacacagaatctgaaacagtctccaggctctgagctgtcagcacagagcctgatgaggggctcgaactcacaaaccgcaagatggtgagctgagccgaagtcggaggctcaatggactgagccacccaggtgcccctggtctgtTTTTTAGTTACACTACAGTGtaattttctttctagaaacACCTATAACTTCAACTCCAGAAAGTGGAAGATGTGTGCTGTGGGAGGttcctttcaattttctttgGTATCTACAGTCTTCTCCCACTCAACCTATCAAGGACAGTCTCTGAACTATGCCCTACATATCACAGTTTTTAACTAACCTCTGAACTACCCACATTTTAACTACTGAACCATTGGAAAATGGAACAAGGGCCAAACCACCTAACAGCAGTGATTAAAGTAGAGTAGATAACCAGTTTCCAGTCATTCAAAAGTACATTGTAGGACTTGAACTATGCTCTTATTACATAGAATGATTCAGAGTTTGTGGATTTAAAGGTCAGTAAGATGACTGTCCTGTCTCCACCTCTTTAAATGCACAAGGTTTCAAACACATTCAGGATGGAAAATTAAAGTTTGGGGGCATAGGAACTGCAGTGAAGAAGTCTGAGGGCTTGGGTTTCTGACTGGGGAATGGAGTCCTTAACAAATCTGAGCCTGTCACATGTTCTAAGTGCTCTGTGTATATCACCTCCTCTAATTCTGTGAACTTTGTTTCAGATTCATTTGAATGTCttgtatttacttcttttgagattTATTTGAACCCCCAAGTGTGGAGTTCTGTTGGCACTTGACCTTGGCATAAAATATGTGCTTaagaaatactatttattttggtAAAGTCTTTTAGAGCAGGAACTCTGCCATAATTTGGTATGTCCAGTACTGCTTAGCATCTTGCCTTGTGAGAAAATAGTACTTGGTATATTTGGGActgaaatcaataaataatagatCCTATGTAGGCTGAGTTCTCCCATTCCTCTTGTGTCAGCAAGCTAATGAACAAATTTCCAGTGCAGGTTATACGAGCTTCACCTTCTACAGTATcacctttacttatttattttttaattgctgataCAGATGCAtctgtaataaatatttggtttttgtGATCAAATACAGTCTCACAAGGCAACTTAGAAGTTAAAATATGAACAGTTTAACACCAGAAATGAAGCAAAATTCTCCATCTTTTTGCATGAGCCATTCGGAAAATATTTTTACACAGTGTAACAGCAAGGGcatcaacttcattattttccaaatttcagttTGGTTTATATGTTTTATTGAAATGGTTATTCTCTAAACATTCACACCATTCCATCGTTATCTTCTTCCacaaacattttttccttctaccttttagttattttaccattttgtttgtttcccataAAGGATCAAATGTATTTGACTTGCAGTGTTAATGGAATATGGCTTGAAACCTGTAGTGTCTCAAAACTGTATCTTAAGCCCAGAATTTGCCATGTCTGAACCCAAAAGCCAGACTCCAAGAGAAGTGCACTATCATTGCTAAGACTTGAACATCTTATCTCAGAATTTTCAATTCCTTAGAATTTCTCAGATTTTAGGTAgttatctgtgattttttttttttttttgtagatttccaCTATGAATAGATTTCCAAAATAATCTGGATATCCAactggtatttgtcttttaataaCTAACAGGCTTAAATAATCTAAATCTCCATATCATGCAAAGGGGACTGATTCCTGCTTTCAAAGGCATAGGCAGGAAACCTTAGGTTCAAAGGTAGAAATAATGATAAGAACAAATTGCTTGTGATGGTACAGCCACAGCCTCCGTAGTGTACTTGTTTGGCTCAGGTACTGTAGGAATAAGAATTCTCAGAATCACATAGCAGAAGTGATATGTTATCACACTACCAGAGGAATAAAAAAGTAGAGTAAGGAAGGGAGTTAATATCTTACAATGAGGCAGTGTTAGTATAAGAAGCATTCCAAATATGCCAGCCTTCTTAAATTAGTAGACATTCTTTACATTACTTCCTCAATGTCTCCTATttcccacctttttttaaagaggaagatAAAACTCAGATTACAATTTTCACCCAGGGATCAACCCCAGTTTCTTAAAGAACCTTAGAAGGAAATGCATTTGCAATATCTGAGGGCTCTATTGTGAGAAACACAGACgtgaaaaaacagaaatggggCAAAATCTCAGATCCACCATTTCTCTTTAAGCATCTGATTCCCATTTTAGAAACCATGCTGTCATCTCCAAATTCcgcatgatttttttcttccctgcaaCCTGCTGcccttttaataataaatattttgcaataCCAACGGTGATCTGGTGACATCTGCACTGGGGTCCTTGCAGggtggtttcaggtctcccacTCTTGCCACATGATCAGACTAACAGAATAGTTGGTCCGTTTTGATTAACAGAACAGTCAAAAGGATTAAAAAGGCAAGTTCTTGTACTGGAGGCTgctgcttcctttttatttttcacacacctttttttttcccccatgaatcAACTCTTCTGATGGTTATCCTGGTGaatcatttctgttgtttccagGAGGGTAACAGTTCAAATGTTAGCAGTCACTAATCCAGCCCTGTCCTGCCACCCACTAGTTATCCTCACCAGCTCTTCCTTAAATAtaattccctttccttccagCCCACACCTGGACTTCCTCAGAGGCTAGGCTGGGAAATTACCGaaattctgtgtcaccctctcagGAGAGAATGGTAATGATGTACTTGCAATGCCATTAGGAAACGGTAATCCTTGATCTTTTTGATAATTTAAGGCTTAGAATTATCAAAAGTCCCAGGTTCACGTCCTTGTcctaaaatgcaaagaaatggaggaaGCTCCAAGTTTGGTATAATAGTAAACTTCTTTATACCGCTCCTTGACATGTTACGGAATATGAAGAGAAAACCGATCTAAGCTCCCTTTCTAGTCATAGTCAATCTTGAAATTCTGATTTCATATGTTCTCAGAAGAGAATGCAAGGATATGTCACATGATCTTTCAGCATCTCTGAACGAGCTCTTTTTCTCTAGAAGACTTCTGAGAACATTGTCAAATGACACATAGTGAATGTTTTCTTGCTCCAGAGATATCCAGCAGGAAAGTCCTTAGAGACATCAGATTTGAGGGAAAGTCCACAATTGTTCCAGTATAGATTTCTGATATCTGTCAGTGACCCTCTGAACATGATTAAGGTGGAAAGTTTTCTGCAGTCCCTGGTCACACGTTTTGGATTCCTCTCTTAGTTCTCTTACTGTTCACTAGAAGTAGGGAGATTAGTAGTGGATAGAGTGGGAAAACTGGCACCGCCCACTAGTTCGGCGCCTTGTGAAATTAACATCCAAACCTTATGGTAAATGAAGTCAGGTCAGAAGAAACGTTACTTCCTTCTTTGAAATTTCTCAGAAGTGATATGCCCAGTACCTGGTGCAGCTAGGTGTAATATAAGGCTGTGGGTTCCCCTTGACTCTGAATAATCACAATAATCCAGTAGATTTGCAGAAATGCATAGAAAATTTATGAACACCACCTCATTTCCCCTTGACTATGGTGAATCAAAGTATTGATACAAAACATTTCCGGTGAGAAGTTTTAAGTGTGTTCAGTTCCCCTTTCCCCAACTTTTTCCACCACAGGTCCTGGCCAACAAACACACAGAGTTGGACCCCCGCTTTTCCCCACTCTGGTCTCAAGGCACCACGAGATGCCTTTTTGGAGATGAGCAGTTTACATCCTTTTTCTTGTTCGGTGTCCTAGAAAGAAAGCACTCATTTCGATCCATTCCACGCAATGCTCACCGCTACTTAAATGACCGGTCATCTGGTTCCAGGGGGTTGTGTGGCTGGTGACTGAGCTTCAATGACTAGAAGAGTCCTAAGATCCTGACTCCTAGGAAAGCACGGGAGTCAAGTCCACTCTAATTCAGACGGTTTGCAAGGCTCTGCTCTGGCTGGGGATCATGCCGGGTGTGGTTCTGCTTTGGTCAGGGTAGCATGGTGGACTTTCTTTGGTTCAGAACCTCTCCCCGCTGGCCCCACCAGGCTGTATGCATGGGTGGCCAGCCCCGGCTGGGGTGCTGCTTCCGTCGACAGCGTCCGCTGGCTGCGTGAGGCACTGTTTGCTGTGGAGCGAGTGGAGGAAGAACCAGAGCGTGAGCTTCGAGAGCCTGAGGAAGAGGAGCTAGGTTTCACCAGGCGGGCTTTCGGGGCTTCCGCATCTTctctgaggaggaaaaaaaccagCAAAGGTAAACTTTAACACCGGCAAGACTATGATACACCTTCCACTACGGTTGCTTCCTTCTGAGGCTTCCCAATAAATTCCTCAAGCCGTAAACTTCACATTATATCACTGGAAGGCAGCCATTTAGGGGAAGAGGGACTTCCCCAGTGGCTGAGACTTAGCGGTTGACTTAGGCAAATGGATGTTTTGTTAGCCCTGAAGTCAACTCTATTACTCTGGGAGAGTACACGCTTACCATTGAGATTGATCTGGGGTTTGTCTACGCAAACCCTGTCACGGCCCATCGGTTATGCCCGTTCCTTATTGTAGGCCCTTCGTAAGTGGACACGAATCAGAAGTAATGTAAAGTTGATCTTTTAATTACCAGTTGAGGATAGGCAGTTTCACGataaaggcaagggaaaccagACTTTCTGTCCCTAGGCTGGAACTCCTTGCCTACCAGAATAACCCTTTTAACAGATTCACAGTTAAGAGCAAATGGGACATTTATGTTCGCTGGTCACTACGGAGCTGGAAAGGAAGCCTAGGACAAGGGATTTCGGAGGGAGGTTTACCGAATTTCATTAggtctctcttcttcctcatatctctctttgtctttccttcGGATTAGCAGCCATACCAGGAGGAATGTCAGCAGGGCTCCAGCCACCATGCCTGTCACCGCTCCTGCAATCATGCCGATGCTTTGTACATCTATTTTctcagaaacaaaagcagaagtgaAACCAAACATAAGCTAGGGAACGCatgaacttaaaaacataagCCCTGGGGGCGCCTAGCTGGCTTACTCTTGATTTgaggactcttgatcttggggtcgtgagtttgagccccatatagggggtagagtttacttaaataaacaaacaaacaaaaaaaaccccgtAAGTCCTGGACAGGATGGGTATTTCCAGATCTATCTTTCGGAGTTTCCCATTTACCCTTGATGTATGACTGTCCTTCTTGGTATTGAAAGGtggcagaatatgccaccccaaaatatgcctctttgccATTAGGACTGTTttaacctaattttttttcttaatgtttatttttgagagagtacaagtaggggaggggcagaggcagagggagacacagaatccgaagcaggctccaggctcagcacagagcctgtcgcggggctcagactcaccaaccacaagaccatgacctgagccaaagtcggacacttaaccgactgagccacccaggtgcccctaagctgatttttttaaagtaggctccacacccagcgtggtgcttgaactcacaaccctgagatcaagagtcaagtcctatgctctactaactgagccagccagatgcccccttaatctgattatttttgagaaacagcagacacaggagaagTTCTAAAAACAAAGCACAAGTTCCCCTTTTATaagggaaatttacatttataaaggaaatctggggtgcctgggtggctcagtcggttaagcatccaagttcggctcaggtcatgatctcacggtctgtgagttcgagccccgcgtcgggctctgtgctgacagctcagagcctggagcctgtttcagattctgtgtctccctctctctctgaccctcccctgttcatgtgctgtctctctctgtctcaaaaataaataataaaaaaatgttaaaaaaaaaaaaaaaaaggaaatctcccTCCGGTCCCCTCCTGGACCTAACACATTTCTTTAGGGAGCTGACAGATTCACACGTTTGTAAATACAGTTAGCTACACCAGTTGAATGGTCACTGCAACTACCGAATTTATTTTCACGGTCACCACGTCCCCCCGGAAAGAAAGATTTTGGCCTTGACCTTACTCTTACTTGCGATGAAAGGTGCTGTACGCCAAACCACGACGCGACCACAGGAATAAACCGTTTGGATACTTACGCTGTACAGTCACTCGCACCACACAGCTTTCCTTCCCGGCCTCGTTGCCTGCTGTGCACTGGTAGAGCCCAGAGGAGGACATGGTGAGATTCTGCAGCAGAACGCGTCCAGGGTTATTGTAGTCTACATAAGCAGAAGGAACGACTGTAATCCCCTGAGTGACAGGGCCTCTGTATTGTTTGCTTCAGTGCATCATTGACCTAAGATTCTCTAACACAATTTGGTGAGGAGGAGATGGTAGATTTCTTGGAAGACGGAAAAGGCAAACATTCTTTTAACGTGTGCGTCCGCCAAGAGTT
This genomic stretch from Lynx canadensis isolate LIC74 chromosome D1, mLynCan4.pri.v2, whole genome shotgun sequence harbors:
- the LOC115524835 gene encoding LOW QUALITY PROTEIN: CXADR-like membrane protein (The sequence of the model RefSeq protein was modified relative to this genomic sequence to represent the inferred CDS: inserted 1 base in 1 codon) — protein: MSLLLLLLWLVSYYVGTLGTHTEIKRVAEERVTLPCHHQLGLPEKDTLDIEWLLTDNEGNQKVVITYSSHHVYSNLTEEQKGRVAFASNFLAGDASLQIEPLKPSDEGRYTCKVKNSGRYVWSHVTLKVLVRPSKPKCELEGELTEGSDLTLQCESASGTKPIVYDWQRVREKEGEDEHLPPRSRIDYNNPGRVLLQNLTMSSSGLYQCTAGNEAGKESCVVRVTVQHVQSIGMIAGAVTGMVAGALLTFLLVWLLIRRKDKERYEEEERPNEIREDAEAPKARLVKPSSSSSGSRSSRSGSSSTRSTANSASRSQRTLSTEAAPQPGLATHAYSLVGPAGRGSEPKKVHHATLTKAXTTPGMIPSQSRALQTV